The Phragmitibacter flavus genome includes the window TTGCCTTCTGACCTAACGCGCTCACCACAAAATCCCCTGCCAGACGTCCGATCAATTTTTCATCCGCCGCAATCTCCGCCGTGTAGGCGTCTCCAGGCAGATCCCCTCCAAAAACCACCACCTTCACCCCCTGCTGCTGCGCTCTTTGCAAGGCCTCCACCACCGCATCAGACAACAACGGAAACACCAACAACACATCCACCGACTCCGCCACTGCCTTGTCCAGCAATCCCGCCTGCAACAACGCGTCGCCACCTACATCCATCGCATTGAAATCCACTCCGGCACGGGAACGGATCAACCCCGCCAGCATCTGCACCTGATAGTTCCGAAAAGGCGTCACAAAACTATCCGTCACCATCAGAATCTTCGTGCGTCCTTCTGCACCTGTCCCCTCTCTGCCATCATCCTCAGCCCCGGCACCAGGATCGACTGGTCCACACCCTACCAAACCTAACACCAGCACCGCCACACACGCCGCCACCCGGGCAGGAGCAAAATTCATCAACTTCCATCGAAAAGGCATCCTCCAGTGCTATCACAACCCTCTCACCCCCGAAAGCTTCACGCTCATATTTTTCAAAAATTTCAAATTCTCCCCCAGTGTCACTTCAAGAAATTGCATACATCCACAAAAATTCATGAGATTTGCTAATTTGATGACTGTCTGCTTGAAGTTCTCCGAGAAACCCTGAATAGTTCAGAGCGTCCCTGGTCGATTCGGCGTTACTGGTTTTCGGGGGTTTATCCGTCGCGCCATGTTTTTGGCCAGGGGCGTATTTGTGTCGTCGTTTCGTGGGCGCGGCAGACTGGCGGCTCATCTATTCAATAGGGCCACTCTACAGCGCCGGGTCCCCGCCTTCGCCAATCGGCATCCCGTGTCAGAGACAAAAACGGTCCTTTGAATCGACTTAATAACTCATCCCGATTTATGACTAAAAAACAGCCCAAGGATAAAAAGCACCTGACGCCCGATCAACACGAAGAATTGCTCAGCACCCTGCGGACACGATTCGACAAGCACATGCACCGTCACCAATGTATTGAATGGGCACAGGTTCAGGCAAAGCTGGAAGCTCACCCCGAGAAATGGTGGTCGCTTCATCAAATGGAACAATCCGGCGGTGAACCCGATGTCGTCGGTCACGACCAAAAGTCCGACGAATACCTGTTTTTCGATTGTTCAACAGAAACCCCAAAAGGCCGGACCAGCGTTTGTTATGACCGCGAAGGTCTGGAATCGAGGAAAGAACACCGACCCAAAACCAGCGCCATCGACATGGCGACCGAAATGGGCATTGAGCTTTTGACCGAAGAACAATACCACGATTTGCAAAAACTCGGCGAGTTTGACATGAAAACCTCCAGTTGGGTGAAAACGCCAGCCGAATTGAGAAAACTCGGTGGGGCGTTGTTTGGTGACCGCCGCTTTGGCCGCGTTTTCATCTATCACAACGGAGCGCAATCGTATTATGGCGTTAGAGGCTTTAGGGGAGCCCTGTCAGTTTAACTCCAGTCGATGTCAACGAATAAAAATTTGCAATTCAGAACAGTTGCATGTAAGAACACCGCGCTCTTGCAGACAATGAGAATTGTTATCAAGTTCCTGGATAAAACCCCACAATTCGTCCAGTGACCGCTTAGAAAAACCATATTTTCTATATTGTTGTTGCGCTCGGCGCAATTTTTGCTAATTACATGCCCAATTATAGCGAATTTCCAGAATCTTTCAGATTATCGAAATTCTTTCGAAAAATCTCCATTCCGAAATGAAAAGTCTTCCGTTCTTCTCGTTGGTTACAACCATCCTAATCTTTTCAGTTTTGGAGTCGGATGCCCAAAGCCAGACCATTGCCCAAGACGATTTTTCGTCCAACACCCTCAGCGGGGGCTCAGGCTGGTCAAACTCCTGGAGCCATGGAACCGTGGTCAATGGAAGTCTTCTCTTCAATGGCAGTGGTTCTCAGACCACCACCAGAAATTTTAATGGTCTTTCCAATGTCTTCACTCCCCGCCCTGGCCAGAACGCCAATGGTGCCTTTGCGGGAACTTATTCCATTCAATTTGACATTGGATTCGAAATCAACACCGCCATCACCGGCAACTTTGGCTTCCGCATGTATCAAGGTCAAAGCAACCAGGGAACTTCACTTTTGGGAGTCTGGAAGAGCGATATCAACAACGGAAGCCTTACCTTCGGCACCTCAAATAACAACAACATCATTGTTCCTCAATCCTTGTTGAACGACCCCATGAACGGCAATCAGGCGTTTGACGTATGGAACATCGGGGCCGCAGCCAACAGCATCAGCAGGGGCATTGAATACGAGTTCACCTACTCCATCGACGTGCTTCATGGACAGAATCCCAACCAATACCGGGGCGACACCTACAATGTGCAGGTCGTTCGCTATGACAGCGGCATTGCCACCCACACCTACATCAGCGCAGACCTCGGCTGGCCTACCACCGGAGACCTCAACATTGGCAACAACCTCGACAACATCACTTTCCAGAACACCAACAACAAAACGAATGTGTTTATTGACGATTTGACGGTAACTTCTCCAGTTCCCGAACCGAGCTCCAGCCTTCTCGTTCTTCTCAGCCTGACTGGATTCGCTCTAATTCGTCGCAGACGATCCCCAAGATGATCGGGTTAGGACCTGCCACCCGGCTCTGGGCGACCTTAACGGTCGCCTTTTTTGTGTCACTGATTACCGTGACCATGGTTTTCCCTGTGTGGAAATATGGTTTCCTGCATTGGGAGGACTCTGCCTATGTGACAGAAAATCCGGTAGTTGCAGGTGGGCTCACGCTCACCTCCTTCAAAGCCGCCCTTACCACCGCTCCCGAAGCCAATTGGATGCCCTTCACCTGGCTGGCCATGGCCGCGCAAACCGACCTCGCCGGCCCGCCACCCCACGCCTTCCTCTTTCGCTTCACCTCCCTTATCTTGCACGCATTCGCCGGACTGCTGCTCTGGCTGCTTCTCGCCGGCCAAAGACCTGATTGGCGCTGGGCCGCCATCATCGCCACTGCCACCTTCCTCATCCATCCGCAACGCGTGGAAAGCGTCGCCTGGGTTTCGTCGCAAAAAGACCTCTGGGCCACTCTGTGGATTCTCGCCGCCGCTCTCTGTTATTCCCAAACCTGGACTGAGCGCCCCAACATTTCTACACCCAACGCAACCGTCCCCTGGCGCATCTTCGCGGGATTGTTCTTCGCCCTTTCCCTGCTCTCCAAACCTTCCGGAGTCAGCGCCCCATTGCTGATCTTGGTTGTCGAATCTGCGCGTGGCATCCCCTGGAAAACCGCCCTGAAACGCACCGTCCCTTTCTTCGGCCTTTCAATCGCCGTCGTGCTCATTTCATGGCGCATGAACACCACGCAGGAAATGCTCTTCGATCCCTCCTCCATCAGCCTGCTTGACCGAATGACCCGCGCCCTTGCCATCGTTTCGCATCACGTTGCGACGTTCCTCGCCCCCGCCTCCCTCGCCCCCGAACTGGTCCAACCAGTCCCTGCCTGGCCCTGGGTCACCGGGGGTATCGCAATCATCCTGGGCATTCTCGCCGCCCTGCTCACCCCCAAACTCCGCCCTGTTGCCCTGCCGCTGTTCTGCTGGCTCATCCTGCTGGTTCCCATCAGCGGCATCATCCCCTCGCCCATGGTTTTCACCTCCGACCGGATGCATCACCTTCCCTCCCTCGCCTTGTCGTTTGCCATCGCCGCGCTGTTCCACCAAATCACCACCATTTCGCGACATCCTTTCTCCACCGTCGTCGGCGTCGTTGTCTGCGCGGTGCCCATCGCGGTCTGGTCATCCCTTTCCCACAAACAAAGCTTCATTTGGAAAGACGATGAAACCCTCTTTCGCCACATCGTCACCCACTATCCCCACCACGCGCTTGCCCATGTGAACCTTGGCGTCCTCGCCCTCAGCAAAAACGACACCGCCACCGCCCGGCAGCAATTTATTCGTGCCGCCACCCAAGGTGACCGCCCCCTCTTCTCCGCGTGGAACAACCTGCTCATCCTGCAAATGAAGGAAAACGACTTCCAGTCCGCCGTCGCCACCGCACAAGGTCTCACCGTCGCCTTCCCCAAACGCGCCGAATCCTGGTATCTGCTCGGCTCCACCCATCGCGCCCATCAAGACCTCGAAGCCGCCTTGGAAGCTTTTCAGAAAGCCGACCTCCTCCGTCCCGACTCCCTCATGATCCTGAACGCCATGAGCCACTGCCTCACCCAACTCAACCGCGCCGAGGAAGCCGCCCAAATCCAGTCACGCATCCCCGCCCACCTGCGCCAATAGAACGTGGGCGAACAAGGTGCTTCCACCTTGGTTGAATGCAGGGTGTCGTTCCAATGACCCAATCAACAAGGCTCACGCCGTCGCGAGGATTGCCCTCCCAAATGCAAGTCCCGCGCTTTACTTCACCCCATCACTGGCTATCACTTTCCCCCTCCCTCTCGTGACCATTTCCCGCCGACACGAGACGCATGCCAGCTTTCACCATCCTAGATCAGCCGCCCAATGCCCCACGACTCCCCTAACGCAAACACCAACTGGCCCCTGGTCATCGGAATCCTCGGCGGCGGACAGCTCGCCCTGATGCTTGCCAGATCCGCGTCACAGCTGGGAATGCGCGTCCACGTGCTCGATCCCTCGCCCACCTGCCCGGCCAAAGGCGCGGCTGCCGAGCACACTTTAGGAAGCTGGTCCGATCCCGAAGCCCTTCTCGCTTTTGCACAAAAAGTCGATGTGATCACGGTCGAGAACGAGTTTGTGGAAGCCGACAAACTGGCCGCACTTGAGCGGCAGGGACACACCGTATTGCCCTCGTCGGAAACCATGCGGCTTGTGCAGGACAAACTGGTGCAAAAACAAATGCTGGGCAGATTCGGCATTCCCGTCGTGGATTTCATGCCGGTGGCTGACGAAGACGAACTGCAAACTGCCGTTTCCACTTTTGGTTTTCCTTTCGTCCTGAAAAAACGCACCCTGGGATATGATGGCACCGGCAACTTCACCGTCAGTGAGCCTGCCGATCTGCAGGCAGGAGTGAACAAGCTTGGAGGATTCGCGGCGGG containing:
- a CDS encoding DUF4256 domain-containing protein translates to MTKKQPKDKKHLTPDQHEELLSTLRTRFDKHMHRHQCIEWAQVQAKLEAHPEKWWSLHQMEQSGGEPDVVGHDQKSDEYLFFDCSTETPKGRTSVCYDREGLESRKEHRPKTSAIDMATEMGIELLTEEQYHDLQKLGEFDMKTSSWVKTPAELRKLGGALFGDRRFGRVFIYHNGAQSYYGVRGFRGALSV
- a CDS encoding tetratricopeptide repeat protein, whose protein sequence is MVFPVWKYGFLHWEDSAYVTENPVVAGGLTLTSFKAALTTAPEANWMPFTWLAMAAQTDLAGPPPHAFLFRFTSLILHAFAGLLLWLLLAGQRPDWRWAAIIATATFLIHPQRVESVAWVSSQKDLWATLWILAAALCYSQTWTERPNISTPNATVPWRIFAGLFFALSLLSKPSGVSAPLLILVVESARGIPWKTALKRTVPFFGLSIAVVLISWRMNTTQEMLFDPSSISLLDRMTRALAIVSHHVATFLAPASLAPELVQPVPAWPWVTGGIAIILGILAALLTPKLRPVALPLFCWLILLVPISGIIPSPMVFTSDRMHHLPSLALSFAIAALFHQITTISRHPFSTVVGVVVCAVPIAVWSSLSHKQSFIWKDDETLFRHIVTHYPHHALAHVNLGVLALSKNDTATARQQFIRAATQGDRPLFSAWNNLLILQMKENDFQSAVATAQGLTVAFPKRAESWYLLGSTHRAHQDLEAALEAFQKADLLRPDSLMILNAMSHCLTQLNRAEEAAQIQSRIPAHLRQ
- a CDS encoding PEP-CTERM sorting domain-containing protein (PEP-CTERM proteins occur, often in large numbers, in the proteomes of bacteria that also encode an exosortase, a predicted intramembrane cysteine proteinase. The presence of a PEP-CTERM domain at a protein's C-terminus predicts cleavage within the sorting domain, followed by covalent anchoring to some some component of the (usually Gram-negative) cell surface. Many PEP-CTERM proteins exhibit an unusual sequence composition that includes large numbers of potential glycosylation sites. Expression of one such protein has been shown restore the ability of a bacterium to form floc, a type of biofilm.), whose amino-acid sequence is MESDAQSQTIAQDDFSSNTLSGGSGWSNSWSHGTVVNGSLLFNGSGSQTTTRNFNGLSNVFTPRPGQNANGAFAGTYSIQFDIGFEINTAITGNFGFRMYQGQSNQGTSLLGVWKSDINNGSLTFGTSNNNNIIVPQSLLNDPMNGNQAFDVWNIGAAANSISRGIEYEFTYSIDVLHGQNPNQYRGDTYNVQVVRYDSGIATHTYISADLGWPTTGDLNIGNNLDNITFQNTNNKTNVFIDDLTVTSPVPEPSSSLLVLLSLTGFALIRRRRSPR